In Rhodovulum sulfidophilum DSM 1374, the following are encoded in one genomic region:
- the ccoP gene encoding cytochrome-c oxidase, cbb3-type subunit III: MSSSDHHTKPGEVGTTGHSWDGIEELNNPLPRWWLWTFYACIAFALIYSVLYPAWPLVKGATPGLLGYSTRAAVEVEIKEYEDRNAELSSQLAAASMEDPAAIEAEPALYNYAVQGGASVFRTNCAQCHGSGAAGVQGQGYPSLLDDDWLWGGTLEDIYYTVTNGVRNEDNMDARWSQMPSFGTDGLLTSGEIDQVVQYVRQISGQEHDAALASQGETVFLDNCAACHGEDGRGDRNVGAPNLTDAIWLYGGDVATLTETVTKARFGVMPTWKERLSETERKAVAVYVHQLGGGE; the protein is encoded by the coding sequence ATGAGTTCAAGCGATCACCACACCAAGCCCGGCGAGGTCGGCACCACCGGCCATAGCTGGGATGGCATCGAAGAGCTGAACAATCCGCTGCCGCGCTGGTGGCTGTGGACCTTCTATGCCTGCATCGCCTTCGCCCTGATCTACTCGGTCCTCTATCCGGCCTGGCCGCTGGTGAAGGGGGCGACGCCCGGGCTTCTGGGCTATTCGACCCGGGCGGCCGTCGAGGTCGAGATCAAGGAATACGAAGACCGCAATGCCGAACTTTCGAGCCAGCTGGCCGCGGCCTCGATGGAAGATCCGGCGGCGATCGAGGCCGAACCTGCACTTTACAACTACGCGGTGCAGGGCGGTGCTTCGGTCTTCCGCACCAACTGCGCCCAGTGCCACGGTTCGGGCGCGGCCGGCGTGCAGGGGCAGGGCTATCCCAGCCTGCTGGACGATGACTGGCTCTGGGGCGGTACGCTGGAGGATATCTACTACACCGTCACCAATGGCGTGCGGAACGAGGACAACATGGATGCGCGCTGGTCGCAGATGCCCTCTTTCGGCACCGACGGCCTGCTGACCAGCGGGGAAATCGACCAGGTGGTGCAATATGTCCGGCAAATTTCCGGACAGGAACATGATGCCGCATTGGCAAGCCAGGGTGAAACGGTGTTCCTTGATAACTGTGCTGCATGCCATGGCGAGGATGGCCGCGGCGACCGCAACGTAGGCGCGCCCAATCTGACGGACGCGATCTGGCTTTACGGTGGGGACGTCGCGACGCTGACCGAGACGGTGACGAAAGCGCGCTTCGGGGTCATGCCGACCTGGAAGGAACGTCTCAGCGAGACGGAGCGCAAGGCCGTTGCGGTCTATGTCCACCAGTTGGGCGGCGGCGAGTGA
- the fnrL gene encoding transcriptional regulator FnrL encodes MAVTDTSVVHTECFECPIRHRAVCARCEADELEALEAVKYYRTYDAGQSVIWSGDRMDFVGSVVEGIATLTQTMEDGRTQMVGLLLPSDFVGRPGRDLAAYDVTATTQLTMCCFRRKPFEELMVRTPHIGQRLLEMTLDELDAAREWMLLLGRKTAREKIASLLAIIARRDAVLRLGPTRGRIVFDLPLTRESMADYLGLTLETVSRQISALKRDGVIVLEGKRHVTVPDFDRLLGETGDDNDGGMPA; translated from the coding sequence ATGGCCGTTACCGACACCTCCGTTGTGCATACCGAGTGTTTCGAGTGCCCGATTCGCCATCGTGCCGTCTGTGCACGCTGCGAAGCCGACGAACTGGAGGCGCTCGAGGCCGTCAAGTACTACCGGACCTACGATGCCGGTCAGAGCGTGATCTGGTCCGGCGATCGCATGGATTTCGTGGGCTCGGTCGTGGAAGGCATCGCGACCCTGACCCAGACCATGGAGGACGGCCGCACCCAGATGGTGGGCCTTTTGCTGCCGTCCGATTTCGTCGGCCGCCCGGGGCGCGACCTTGCGGCCTATGACGTGACCGCGACGACGCAGCTCACGATGTGCTGTTTCCGGCGCAAGCCGTTCGAAGAGCTGATGGTGCGCACGCCCCATATCGGCCAGCGGCTTCTCGAAATGACGCTCGACGAGCTCGACGCCGCGCGGGAATGGATGCTGCTTCTGGGGCGCAAGACCGCGCGCGAGAAGATCGCCAGCCTGTTGGCGATCATCGCCCGGCGCGACGCCGTGCTGCGGCTGGGGCCGACCCGCGGCCGGATCGTGTTCGATCTGCCGCTCACGCGCGAATCGATGGCCGACTATCTGGGCCTGACGCTCGAGACCGTCAGTCGGCAGATCTCGGCGCTGAAGCGCGACGGCGTGATCGTGCTGGAAGGCAAGCGTCATGTGACGGTTCCCGATTTCGACAGGTTGCTGGGCGAGACCGGCGACGACAATGACGGGGGCATGCCGGCCTGA
- the ccoG gene encoding cytochrome c oxidase accessory protein CcoG, with product MSSTDQNPDRLYSAREPIFPRRVSGKFRSLKWWLLAICLGIYYLLPWMRWDRGPNLPDQAVLIDLANRRFFFFTIEIWPHEFYFVAGLLIMAGLGLFLFTSALGRVWCGYFCPQTVWTDLFILVERWVEGDRNKRVKLWNARWDTRKWRLRLTKWALWLAIAVATGGAWVFYFADAPTLLWNLVTFQAHAVAYSTILVLTLTTLILGGFMREQVCVYMCPWPRIQAAMMDEDTLTIGYREWRGEPRGKHRKAEGAAQLGDCIDCNACVNVCPMGIDIRDGQQLACITCGLCIDACDDVMDKVGKPRGLIDYMALSDEARERAGTPAKAVWRHVFRVRTIFYTLLWSAVGVGLMVALFIRPDIGMTVAPVRNPIFVTMSDGSIRNTYDVRVRNMHGEARDFQLSVTPAEAFTISVEGAEDATFTVPADETLLKRVYIVAPAGSAPASASTSEVRIWLEGLAAEERTYDDTVFNGRGMK from the coding sequence GTGAGCTCGACAGACCAGAACCCCGACCGCCTTTATTCTGCCCGCGAACCGATCTTCCCGCGGCGCGTGTCGGGCAAGTTCCGCAGCCTTAAATGGTGGCTTCTCGCCATCTGCCTCGGCATCTATTACCTGCTGCCCTGGATGCGCTGGGACCGCGGCCCGAACCTGCCCGATCAGGCGGTGCTGATCGACCTTGCCAACCGGCGCTTCTTCTTCTTCACGATCGAGATCTGGCCGCACGAATTCTATTTTGTCGCCGGCCTGCTGATCATGGCGGGGCTCGGGCTGTTTCTGTTCACCTCGGCGCTGGGCCGGGTCTGGTGCGGCTATTTCTGCCCGCAGACGGTCTGGACCGACCTGTTCATTCTTGTCGAGCGTTGGGTCGAGGGCGACCGGAACAAGCGCGTAAAGCTCTGGAATGCGCGCTGGGACACCAGGAAATGGCGGCTGAGGCTGACCAAATGGGCGCTGTGGCTGGCGATCGCCGTGGCCACCGGCGGTGCCTGGGTCTTCTATTTCGCCGATGCGCCGACGCTGCTGTGGAACCTCGTCACCTTCCAGGCCCATGCGGTGGCCTATTCGACGATCCTGGTGCTGACGCTCACGACCCTCATCCTGGGCGGCTTCATGCGCGAACAGGTCTGCGTCTACATGTGCCCCTGGCCGCGGATCCAGGCGGCGATGATGGATGAGGACACGCTGACCATCGGGTACCGCGAATGGCGGGGCGAGCCGCGAGGCAAGCATCGCAAGGCCGAGGGCGCGGCGCAGCTCGGCGACTGCATCGATTGCAATGCCTGCGTCAATGTCTGCCCGATGGGGATCGACATCCGCGACGGCCAGCAGCTTGCCTGCATCACCTGCGGGCTGTGCATCGACGCCTGCGACGATGTCATGGACAAGGTCGGCAAGCCGCGCGGGCTGATCGATTACATGGCGCTGTCGGACGAGGCGCGCGAGCGCGCGGGCACCCCCGCGAAAGCCGTCTGGCGGCATGTCTTCCGGGTCCGCACCATCTTCTACACGCTGCTCTGGTCGGCGGTGGGCGTGGGCCTCATGGTGGCGCTGTTCATCCGGCCCGATATCGGCATGACCGTCGCCCCGGTCCGCAACCCGATCTTCGTCACCATGTCGGACGGCTCGATCCGCAATACCTATGACGTGCGGGTGCGCAACATGCATGGCGAGGCGCGCGACTTCCAGCTGAGCGTGACCCCGGCCGAGGCCTTCACGATCTCGGTCGAGGGCGCCGAAGACGCCACCTTCACGGTCCCGGCCGACGAGACGCTTCTGAAGCGGGTCTATATCGTCGCCCCGGCGGGCAGCGCGCCTGCCAGTGCCTCGACCTCCGAGGTCCGGATCTGGCTCGAGGGGCTCGCGGCCGAGGAGCGGACCTATGACGACACGGTGTTCAACGGGAGAGGGATGAAATGA
- the ccoN gene encoding cytochrome-c oxidase, cbb3-type subunit I yields the protein MWDYVKIAALGVIAVLAAVAAFMARDMAYMVHAVIILLVAGGLVALTVRGLGAPKPVVDKTGYMDDVIRAGVIATCFWGVVGFAAGTFIASQLAFPGLNFEWASGYMNFGRLRPLHTSAVIFAFGGNALIATSFYVVQRTSAARLWGGNLAWFVFWGYQLFIVLAATGYLLGVTQSKEYAEPEWYVDIWLTIIWLVYLAIFLGTVFKRKEPHIYVANWFYLSFIVTVAMLHLINNLSLPVSIWGSKSVQVFSGVQDAMTQWWYGHNAVGFFLTAGFLGMMYYFVPKQAERPVYSYKLSIIHFWALIFLYIWAGPHHLHYTALPDWAGTLGMVFSIMLWMPSWGGMINGLMTLSGAWDKIRTDPIIRMMVVAVGFYGMSTFEGPMMSIRAVNSLSHYTDWTIGHVHSGALGWNGMITFGALYFLAPRLWNKERLYSTTLVSWHFWLATIGIVLYAASMWVTGIMEGLMWREVDAQGFLVNSFADTVAAKHPMYIVRALGGALYVAGGVIMCYNIWKTATSAPAKQPAAVAAPAE from the coding sequence ATGTGGGACTACGTTAAGATCGCCGCCTTGGGCGTGATCGCGGTGCTCGCCGCGGTCGCCGCCTTCATGGCACGCGACATGGCATACATGGTGCACGCGGTGATCATCCTGCTCGTTGCCGGCGGCCTCGTCGCGCTGACAGTGCGGGGCCTCGGTGCGCCGAAGCCGGTTGTCGACAAGACCGGCTACATGGATGATGTCATCCGGGCGGGTGTCATCGCGACCTGTTTCTGGGGCGTGGTCGGCTTTGCCGCCGGCACGTTCATTGCCAGCCAGTTGGCCTTTCCGGGCCTGAATTTCGAATGGGCCAGCGGGTACATGAATTTCGGCCGGCTGCGTCCGTTGCACACCTCGGCGGTGATCTTCGCCTTTGGCGGCAACGCGCTGATTGCCACCTCTTTCTATGTCGTGCAGCGCACCAGCGCGGCGCGGCTCTGGGGCGGCAACCTCGCCTGGTTCGTGTTCTGGGGATATCAGCTGTTCATCGTGCTGGCCGCGACCGGCTATCTGCTCGGGGTGACCCAGTCCAAGGAATATGCGGAACCCGAATGGTATGTCGACATCTGGCTGACGATCATCTGGCTGGTCTACCTGGCGATCTTCCTCGGCACCGTCTTCAAGCGGAAAGAGCCGCATATCTACGTCGCCAACTGGTTCTATCTCAGCTTCATCGTCACCGTGGCGATGCTGCACCTGATCAACAACCTCAGCCTTCCGGTCTCGATCTGGGGCTCGAAATCGGTCCAGGTCTTCTCGGGCGTGCAGGATGCCATGACGCAGTGGTGGTACGGCCATAACGCGGTGGGCTTCTTCCTGACCGCGGGCTTCCTGGGCATGATGTACTATTTCGTGCCGAAACAGGCCGAGCGTCCCGTCTACAGCTACAAGCTGTCGATCATCCACTTCTGGGCGCTGATCTTCCTGTATATCTGGGCCGGGCCGCACCACCTGCACTATACCGCGCTGCCGGACTGGGCCGGGACGCTGGGGATGGTGTTCTCGATCATGCTGTGGATGCCCTCCTGGGGCGGGATGATCAACGGCCTGATGACGCTGTCGGGCGCCTGGGACAAGATCCGCACCGACCCGATCATCCGGATGATGGTCGTCGCCGTCGGCTTTTACGGCATGTCGACCTTCGAAGGCCCGATGATGTCGATCCGCGCGGTCAACTCGCTGTCGCACTACACCGACTGGACCATTGGCCACGTGCATTCCGGCGCGCTGGGCTGGAACGGCATGATCACCTTCGGCGCGCTCTACTTCCTGGCGCCGCGGCTGTGGAACAAGGAGCGGCTGTATTCGACCACGCTGGTGTCCTGGCACTTCTGGCTCGCGACCATCGGCATCGTGCTCTACGCGGCCTCGATGTGGGTCACCGGCATCATGGAAGGCCTGATGTGGCGCGAAGTCGACGCGCAAGGGTTCCTGGTGAACTCCTTCGCCGACACCGTCGCCGCCAAGCACCCGATGTATATCGTCCGCGCGCTCGGTGGGGCCCTCTATGTCGCTGGCGGTGTCATCATGTGCTACAACATCTGGAAGACCGCGACCTCCGCGCCCGCCAAGCAACCGGCGGCCGTTGCGGCGCCTGCTGAATAA
- a CDS encoding ABC transporter ATP-binding protein: MSPVLKVDNLQVSFQQDGRQQVAVRGVSFEVGRGETVALVGESGSGKSVTALSTVGLLPGAATVSGSVIYEGEELAKAPEKRLRQVRGNDISFIFQEPMTSLNPLHTLEKQITESLALHQGLTGAAARARVLELLERVGIRDPESRLGAYPHQLSGGQRQRVMIAMALANGPDLLIADEPTTALDVTIEAQILELLAELKREETMSLLFITHDLGVVRRIADRVCVMKDGEIVEIGPTAEIFRAPQHPYTRKLLAAATVGGPDPLKAEAPEIVRTEGLKVWFPIQRGFMRRTVDHVKAVNGADISVRAGETLGVVGESGSGKTTLALAIMRLISSEGRIVFQGSAIDGLKSRQIRPLRRDMQIVFQDPFGSLSPRMTVEQIVAEGLGVHGSQSGRSAREDVAQILTEVGLDPAMMHRYPHEFSGGQRQRIAIARAMILRPRMVVLDEPTSALDMTVQVQIVDLLRDLQRRYDLAYLFISHDLRVVRAMSHKVAVMRLGEIVEAGEVHEVFDAPKTEYTRTLIRAAFGAPGESPGAA; encoded by the coding sequence ATGAGCCCGGTTCTCAAGGTCGACAATCTGCAGGTCTCCTTTCAGCAGGACGGCCGGCAACAGGTCGCGGTCAGGGGGGTCAGCTTCGAGGTCGGACGCGGCGAGACGGTGGCGCTGGTCGGCGAATCCGGCTCGGGCAAGTCGGTGACGGCGCTTTCGACCGTGGGATTGCTGCCCGGCGCGGCGACGGTCTCGGGCTCGGTGATCTATGAGGGCGAGGAACTTGCCAAGGCGCCCGAGAAGCGGCTGAGGCAGGTCCGGGGCAACGATATCAGCTTCATTTTCCAGGAGCCGATGACCTCGCTCAATCCGCTGCACACGCTGGAAAAGCAGATCACCGAAAGCCTGGCGCTGCATCAGGGCCTGACCGGTGCCGCCGCCCGCGCGCGGGTGCTGGAGCTTCTGGAGCGGGTCGGCATCCGCGATCCCGAAAGCCGTCTGGGCGCCTATCCGCACCAGTTGTCGGGCGGGCAGCGGCAGCGGGTGATGATCGCCATGGCGCTGGCCAACGGGCCCGACCTGCTGATCGCGGATGAACCCACCACGGCGCTCGACGTCACCATCGAGGCGCAGATCCTCGAGCTTCTGGCCGAGCTCAAGCGCGAAGAGACCATGAGCCTTCTGTTCATCACCCACGATCTGGGCGTGGTGCGCCGGATCGCCGACCGGGTCTGCGTGATGAAGGATGGCGAGATCGTGGAGATCGGCCCCACGGCCGAGATCTTCCGCGCCCCGCAGCACCCCTATACCCGGAAACTGCTGGCCGCGGCGACGGTGGGCGGCCCCGATCCGCTGAAGGCCGAGGCCCCCGAGATCGTCCGGACCGAAGGGCTCAAGGTCTGGTTCCCGATCCAGCGCGGCTTCATGCGCAGGACCGTGGACCATGTGAAGGCGGTGAACGGCGCCGATATCTCGGTCCGGGCGGGCGAGACGCTGGGCGTCGTCGGCGAATCCGGTTCGGGCAAGACCACGCTGGCGCTGGCGATCATGCGGCTGATCTCGTCCGAGGGGCGGATCGTCTTTCAGGGCAGCGCCATCGACGGGTTGAAATCGCGCCAGATCCGGCCGCTCAGGCGCGACATGCAGATCGTGTTCCAGGACCCGTTCGGCAGCCTCAGCCCGCGGATGACGGTCGAACAGATCGTGGCCGAGGGGCTGGGCGTGCATGGCTCGCAATCCGGGCGCAGCGCCCGCGAGGACGTGGCGCAGATCCTGACCGAGGTCGGGCTCGACCCGGCCATGATGCACCGCTATCCGCATGAATTCTCGGGCGGGCAGCGTCAGCGCATCGCCATCGCCCGGGCGATGATCCTGCGGCCGCGGATGGTGGTGCTGGACGAGCCGACCTCGGCGCTGGACATGACGGTGCAGGTGCAGATCGTCGATCTTCTGCGCGACCTGCAGCGTCGATACGACCTGGCCTATCTCTTCATCAGCCACGACCTCAGGGTGGTGCGGGCGATGTCGCACAAGGTGGCGGTGATGCGGCTGGGCGAGATCGTCGAGGCGGGGGAGGTTCACGAGGTCTTCGACGCGCCGAAGACGGAGTATACGCGCACCCTGATACGGGCGGCCTTCGGGGCGCCCGGGGAAAGCCCGGGCGCCGCCTGA
- the ccoO gene encoding cytochrome-c oxidase, cbb3-type subunit II — protein MAILEKHKILEKNASLLLVFSFLVVTVGGLVEIAPLFYLQNTIEKVEGMRPYSPMELEGRDIYVREGCYVCHSQMIRPMRDEVERYGHYSLAAESMYDHPFQWGSKRTGPDLARVGGRYSDAWHVNHLRNPQSVVPESVMPKYAFLERRMIDPEHIADKLRTHRAVGVPYTDEMIENAVADFNAQIDPYDDGADALLERYPGAQLRNFDGNEGISEMDALIAYLQMLGTLVDFSTFEPDASR, from the coding sequence ATGGCAATTCTCGAAAAACACAAGATCCTTGAGAAGAACGCATCGCTGCTTCTGGTGTTCAGCTTCCTTGTCGTGACCGTGGGCGGTCTGGTCGAGATCGCCCCGCTCTTCTACCTGCAGAACACCATCGAGAAGGTGGAGGGCATGCGCCCCTACTCGCCGATGGAGCTGGAGGGGCGCGACATCTACGTGCGCGAAGGCTGCTATGTCTGCCACAGCCAGATGATCCGGCCGATGCGCGACGAGGTGGAACGCTACGGCCATTACAGCCTCGCGGCCGAGTCGATGTACGATCATCCGTTCCAATGGGGGTCCAAGCGGACCGGGCCCGACCTGGCCCGGGTCGGCGGGCGCTATTCCGATGCCTGGCATGTCAACCACCTGCGCAACCCGCAATCGGTGGTGCCGGAATCGGTGATGCCGAAATACGCCTTCCTCGAACGGCGCATGATCGACCCCGAGCACATCGCCGACAAGCTGCGCACCCATCGCGCGGTGGGCGTGCCCTATACCGACGAGATGATCGAGAACGCGGTGGCGGATTTCAACGCCCAGATCGATCCCTATGACGATGGCGCAGACGCTCTGCTCGAGCGTTATCCGGGCGCGCAGCTGCGCAATTTCGACGGCAATGAGGGCATCTCCGAGATGGATGCGCTGATCGCCTATCTGCAGATGCTGGGCACGCTGGTCGACTTCTCGACCTTCGAGCCGGACGCGAGCCGCTGA
- a CDS encoding CcoQ/FixQ family Cbb3-type cytochrome c oxidase assembly chaperone: METYSFMREFADSWMLLVLTLFFVGVVVWAFRPGSAKEHSDTANIPFRHEDQPAGTEDGATCHKEART, from the coding sequence ATGGAAACCTATTCCTTCATGCGCGAATTCGCCGACAGCTGGATGCTTCTGGTGCTCACCCTGTTCTTCGTCGGCGTGGTTGTCTGGGCGTTTCGCCCGGGCAGCGCCAAGGAGCACAGCGATACTGCCAACATCCCGTTCCGGCATGAGGACCAACCTGCAGGCACCGAAGACGGTGCGACGTGCCATAAGGAGGCGCGGACATGA
- a CDS encoding ABC transporter permease yields MAWLSPLNQRRWRNFKRNRRAHWSLMIFAVIFGLSLFAELLANDKPIYVNYRGESFFPVYSFYPETDFGGDLRTEAVYRDIEIQCLIVSGGLEACWDDPEGVIADAEDGVVDGETIEKGWMLWPPIPYSYDTVNNIDGTAPSAPDAQHWLGTDDTTRDVLARVIYGFRLSILFTLMVTGIASVIGVVTGAVQGFFGGLTDLIFQRFIEIWTSTPQLYIIIILFAVLGRSFWLLVFLTALFGWPALVGVVRAEFLRARNFEYVRAARALGVSNWKIMFRHMLPNAMVATLTMLPFIITGTIGTLASLDFLGFGLPASAPSLGEMTLQAKENLQAPWLGFTAFFTFAIMLSLLVFIFEGVRDAFDPRKTFQ; encoded by the coding sequence ATGGCCTGGCTTTCGCCCCTGAACCAGCGGCGCTGGCGCAACTTCAAGCGCAACCGCCGCGCCCACTGGTCGCTGATGATCTTCGCGGTGATCTTCGGGCTGTCGCTCTTTGCCGAGCTTCTGGCCAATGACAAGCCGATCTATGTCAACTATCGCGGCGAGAGCTTCTTTCCGGTCTACAGCTTTTATCCCGAGACCGATTTCGGCGGCGATCTCCGGACCGAGGCGGTCTATCGCGATATCGAGATCCAGTGCCTGATAGTCTCGGGCGGGCTCGAGGCCTGCTGGGACGACCCGGAAGGCGTGATCGCCGATGCAGAGGACGGCGTCGTCGACGGCGAAACGATCGAGAAGGGCTGGATGCTCTGGCCGCCGATCCCCTACAGCTACGACACCGTCAACAATATCGACGGCACCGCACCCTCGGCCCCCGACGCGCAGCACTGGCTGGGCACCGACGACACCACGCGCGACGTGCTGGCCCGGGTGATCTATGGCTTCCGGCTGTCGATCCTGTTCACGCTGATGGTCACCGGCATCGCCTCGGTCATCGGCGTCGTGACAGGGGCGGTGCAGGGCTTCTTCGGCGGCCTGACCGACCTGATCTTCCAGCGCTTCATCGAGATCTGGACCTCGACGCCGCAGCTTTACATCATCATCATCCTCTTTGCCGTGCTGGGCCGAAGTTTCTGGCTTCTGGTCTTTCTCACCGCGCTGTTCGGCTGGCCCGCCCTGGTGGGCGTGGTGCGGGCCGAGTTCCTGCGCGCGCGCAATTTCGAATATGTCCGCGCCGCCCGCGCGCTGGGCGTCTCCAACTGGAAGATCATGTTCCGCCACATGCTGCCCAATGCCATGGTCGCGACGCTGACCATGCTGCCCTTCATCATCACCGGCACCATCGGCACGCTGGCCAGCCTCGACTTTCTCGGGTTCGGCCTGCCCGCCTCGGCGCCCTCGCTGGGCGAGATGACGCTGCAGGCCAAGGAAAACCTGCAGGCGCCCTGGCTGGGCTTCACCGCCTTCTTCACCTTCGCGATCATGCTGTCGCTGCTGGTCTTCATCTTCGAGGGCGTGCGCGATGCCTTCGATCCGCGAAAGACGTTCCAATGA
- a CDS encoding universal stress protein has product MGYKTILTIITETDIADSGLEPAITLAAREEAHLDILCLGVDRTQTGYYYAGTNAFIQQETLHKAQEDASAIEAAVKVRMGRETVTWSSEAAVAQIAGLSHLVAQRARFSDLVIMPRPYGEGRGIEDEAATEAVLFDGHAPLLVVPAGADTAHIGRKIVIAWNQSQEAMAAIKEALPLMQAADVVNIAVVDPPKHGPDRSDPGGALSQMLSRHGVKTEISVLAKTMPRVSDVLQRHATDIEADMMIMGAYGHSRFREAILGGATRGMLEKTAIPVLMAH; this is encoded by the coding sequence GTGGGCTACAAGACCATCCTAACCATCATCACAGAAACGGATATTGCCGACTCAGGCCTCGAACCGGCGATCACCCTGGCCGCCCGCGAGGAAGCGCATCTCGACATTCTCTGCCTCGGCGTCGACCGGACCCAGACAGGCTATTACTACGCAGGCACCAACGCGTTCATCCAGCAGGAGACCCTGCACAAGGCGCAGGAAGACGCCTCGGCGATCGAAGCCGCGGTCAAGGTCCGGATGGGCCGCGAGACCGTCACCTGGAGCAGCGAGGCCGCGGTGGCCCAGATTGCCGGGCTCAGCCATCTGGTCGCGCAGCGGGCGCGGTTCTCCGATCTCGTGATCATGCCCCGCCCCTATGGCGAAGGCCGCGGCATCGAGGACGAAGCGGCGACCGAAGCGGTCCTGTTCGACGGCCATGCACCGCTGCTGGTGGTCCCGGCCGGGGCCGACACCGCCCATATCGGCCGCAAGATCGTGATCGCCTGGAACCAGAGCCAGGAAGCGATGGCCGCCATCAAGGAAGCCCTGCCGCTGATGCAGGCCGCCGACGTGGTCAATATCGCGGTGGTCGATCCGCCGAAACACGGCCCCGACCGGTCGGATCCCGGCGGTGCGCTGTCGCAGATGCTGTCGCGCCACGGCGTCAAGACCGAGATCTCGGTGCTGGCCAAGACCATGCCGCGGGTCTCGGACGTGCTGCAGCGTCACGCGACGGATATCGAGGCCGACATGATGATCATGGGCGCCTATGGCCACTCGCGCTTCCGCGAGGCGATCCTGGGCGGCGCAACCCGCGGCATGCTTGAAAAGACCGCGATCCCGGTGCTGATGGCGCACTGA
- the hemN gene encoding oxygen-independent coproporphyrinogen III oxidase, with protein MSTESQLTRLGLFDAKVPRYTSYPTAPHFNASVDDGDFAGWIGQIEPGSQISLYLHVPFCRRLCWFCACRTQGTRSDSPVEAYLETLKTEIAMLGKRLPEGVTLSRLHWGGGTPTLLSPDMMKQLTEAIFAVAPMHEEGEFSVEIDPNEIDEARLDVLAGAGMNRASIGIQDFDPQIQSVIGRIQSYDITRDAVDLIRSKGITSLNADILYGLPHQSNERIAESVQKLMSLSPDRVALYGYAHVPWMARRQSMIPTEALPTPENRLKLYETAKELFLWDGYREIGIDHFARPEDGLARALEAGELRRNFQGYTDDTAAALIGLGASSISRFPQGYAQNLSGTSDYTARIRDGRFATGRGHVFTDEDRMRSRMIEALMCDFHISTAEITESFGIPKAELNAMFQEVADRFAGFIDLTNDGLTVPEHGKPLARMIARGFDAYDLSKAGHSSAI; from the coding sequence ATGAGCACAGAATCGCAACTCACCCGTCTCGGTCTATTTGACGCCAAGGTGCCCCGGTACACCAGTTACCCCACGGCACCCCATTTCAACGCGTCGGTAGACGATGGAGACTTCGCCGGCTGGATCGGCCAGATCGAGCCCGGTTCGCAGATTTCCCTGTATCTCCACGTGCCGTTCTGCCGCCGGCTGTGCTGGTTCTGCGCTTGCCGGACCCAGGGCACCCGGTCCGACTCGCCGGTCGAAGCGTATCTCGAGACGCTGAAGACCGAGATCGCGATGCTGGGCAAGCGGCTGCCGGAGGGCGTCACGCTGTCGCGCCTGCACTGGGGCGGGGGAACGCCGACGCTGTTGTCGCCGGACATGATGAAACAGCTGACCGAGGCGATCTTCGCGGTCGCGCCGATGCACGAAGAGGGCGAGTTCTCGGTCGAGATCGACCCGAACGAGATCGACGAGGCCCGGCTCGACGTGCTGGCCGGGGCGGGCATGAACCGCGCCTCGATCGGCATCCAGGACTTCGACCCGCAGATCCAGTCGGTGATCGGCCGGATCCAGAGCTATGACATCACCCGCGACGCGGTCGACCTGATCCGCTCGAAGGGCATCACCTCGCTGAATGCCGACATCCTTTACGGCCTGCCGCATCAGTCGAACGAGCGGATCGCCGAATCGGTGCAGAAGCTGATGTCGCTGTCGCCCGACCGGGTCGCGCTTTACGGCTATGCCCACGTGCCCTGGATGGCCCGGCGCCAGTCGATGATCCCGACCGAGGCGCTGCCGACGCCGGAGAACCGGCTGAAGCTTTACGAGACCGCCAAGGAACTGTTCCTGTGGGACGGCTATCGCGAGATCGGCATCGACCACTTCGCGCGGCCCGAGGACGGGCTGGCCCGGGCACTGGAGGCCGGCGAGCTGCGCCGGAACTTCCAGGGCTATACCGACGACACCGCCGCGGCGCTGATCGGTCTGGGCGCCTCCTCGATCTCGCGCTTCCCGCAGGGCTATGCGCAGAACCTCTCGGGCACCTCGGATTACACGGCGCGCATCCGCGACGGCCGCTTCGCCACCGGCCGGGGCCATGTGTTCACCGACGAGGACAGGATGCGCTCGCGGATGATCGAGGCGCTGATGTGCGACTTCCACATCTCGACCGCCGAGATCACCGAGAGTTTCGGCATCCCGAAAGCCGAGCTGAACGCGATGTTCCAGGAGGTGGCCGACCGCTTCGCCGGGTTCATCGACCTCACCAATGACGGGCTGACGGTGCCGGAACACGGCAAGCCGCTGGCCCGGATGATCGCCCGCGGCTTCGACGCCTACGACCTGTCTAAAGCCGGCCACAGCTCGGCGATCTGA